A genomic window from Ignavibacteria bacterium includes:
- a CDS encoding enoyl-CoA hydratase/isomerase family protein has protein sequence MDYKNILVTKLDNPKGLKVGQIQLNRPDVLNALNIELMGELVSTLEGFDKDPEVGCIIITGSAKAFAAGADIKEMATQSAIDMHIRDQFSVWDKIRKIKKPIIAATSGFVLGGGCELTMACDMIVAAESTKFGQPEIKLGIIPGAGGTQRLTRAIGKARAMEMILTGRMYTAREMFEAGLVTRLADDEVFLEEAQALAKEIASMPQMALQMAKDSILKSFDTTVEGGLEYERKAFYLLFASDDMKEGMNAFVEKRKPEWKHK, from the coding sequence ATGGACTACAAAAACATATTAGTCACAAAATTAGATAATCCCAAAGGATTGAAGGTCGGGCAGATCCAGCTTAACCGCCCCGATGTATTAAATGCGCTTAATATCGAGCTTATGGGCGAGCTTGTAAGTACACTCGAGGGCTTTGATAAAGACCCCGAAGTGGGATGCATAATCATAACCGGCAGCGCAAAAGCATTTGCCGCGGGAGCTGATATTAAGGAAATGGCAACACAATCAGCCATCGATATGCATATCCGCGACCAGTTTTCTGTGTGGGATAAGATCCGCAAGATCAAAAAACCAATCATAGCCGCTACCAGCGGATTCGTACTCGGCGGCGGATGTGAGCTTACCATGGCATGCGATATGATAGTGGCAGCAGAAAGCACAAAATTCGGCCAGCCTGAAATTAAGCTTGGCATCATACCGGGTGCCGGCGGCACCCAGCGCCTAACCCGCGCAATAGGCAAAGCCCGCGCAATGGAAATGATACTCACAGGCAGAATGTACACCGCCCGCGAGATGTTCGAGGCAGGCCTTGTAACACGCCTTGCCGATGATGAAGTATTCCTTGAAGAAGCACAGGCGCTCGCAAAAGAAATTGCATCAATGCCGCAAATGGCTCTGCAAATGGCAAAGGATTCCATACTGAAATCATTTGATACTACAGTTGAAGGCGGCTTAGAGTATGAGCGCAAAGCGTTCTACCTGCTCTTTGCAAGCGATGATATGAAAGAAGGCATGAATGCCTTCGTTGAAAAACGCAAACCTGAGTGGAAACATAAGTAA
- a CDS encoding DNA cytosine methyltransferase yields MATKKIYNSIDIFSGCGGLSAGLYKAGFNIKAALEIDGDATRTYAMNHKKTYLIQQDIRTVKISEIKKKLKSEPLHLLAGCPPCQGFSSVRRLNGKNKKDIRNDLILEYLRFVKALKPYTIMMENVPGLIEYYKFKFMLKELVKLGYNIEVKIVNVKDYGVPQRRRRLVMVGSKLGLIKVAKGNFKTRTVRDAIGKIEPTSYTKDPIHKIYPTHSARIMKMIRRISKNGGSRNDLHWKQKLDCHKKDNVGFNDIYGRLSWDNVSTTITGGCLNPSKGRFLHPTKNRTITAREAALLQTFPKKYKFPLDITRTSLSLLIGNALPPKFSYIQCKSIKKHLTEHLK; encoded by the coding sequence ATGGCTACAAAAAAAATATATAATTCAATAGACATCTTCTCGGGATGTGGAGGTCTATCAGCGGGACTATATAAAGCAGGCTTTAATATTAAAGCAGCTTTAGAAATTGATGGAGATGCGACCCGTACATATGCAATGAATCACAAAAAAACGTATTTGATTCAGCAAGATATACGAACTGTAAAAATTTCCGAAATAAAAAAGAAACTGAAAAGTGAACCATTACATTTGCTAGCAGGATGTCCACCCTGTCAAGGATTTTCTTCCGTAAGAAGACTAAATGGTAAAAATAAAAAGGATATTCGAAATGATTTGATTCTTGAATACCTTCGTTTTGTAAAAGCGTTAAAACCATATACCATAATGATGGAAAATGTACCTGGTTTAATTGAGTACTACAAGTTTAAATTTATGTTAAAGGAACTCGTAAAACTTGGCTACAATATTGAAGTAAAAATTGTAAACGTAAAAGATTATGGTGTACCTCAAAGAAGAAGAAGGCTTGTTATGGTTGGCTCAAAGCTAGGCTTGATAAAAGTGGCTAAAGGTAATTTTAAAACCAGAACCGTTCGTGATGCAATAGGTAAAATTGAACCTACATCTTACACAAAAGACCCGATCCATAAAATTTACCCCACACATTCAGCCCGAATTATGAAAATGATTAGAAGAATTAGTAAGAACGGTGGGAGTAGAAATGATCTTCACTGGAAACAAAAATTAGATTGTCATAAAAAAGATAATGTGGGCTTTAATGATATATATGGACGCTTAAGTTGGGATAATGTTTCAACCACTATTACTGGAGGATGTTTGAATCCATCAAAGGGCAGGTTTTTACACCCGACAAAAAATAGAACCATTACTGCTAGAGAAGCAGCTTTATTACAGACTTTTCCAAAAAAATACAAATTCCCACTAGATATCACTCGCACTTCTCTATCATTATTAATCGGCAATGCTCTTCCACCTAAATTCAGTTATATTCAGTGTAAGAGTATCAAAAAACATTTGACAGAGCACCTAAAGTAG
- a CDS encoding ATP-binding protein, with protein MSTKDRKLRMRFAGRFIDLLGNQMYGGPVPSVAELIANSWDADAKKVEVTIPKDITESGAEIIVKDYGEGMTFDELNDYYLHVGYERRAVRGETTDAGRLVMGRKGIGKLAGFGIAEDIIITSVKDGHLIEFELNYTELRKKKNLNGFEFTPTLDKATTKPNGVTVVFKNLKLTKNINIESFKKSMSRRFAIKTEVMEILINDKNLKKENLDLEYRIPPGKGEWTEENIPGFGTVQYWYGILNETIQDPELRGFSVFARERVAQFTPFFFNLTGGINGQVALEYLTGQLKADELDSTDDYIATDRQSINWQFGKAPILEAWGQDKIKKICSDWKKRHTQKNIDRFGHKLGEFNERIEKLSSTQEKKDLVAALEKVASIERITEEDFKIIANSMIAGIERESVKKVIQRINATSDDALPELYEAMKEWDIISAVSTAEVVYGKIKIIDQFKKHIDDRLPEKAGKGKLDMQTFIKENPWLLGHTYEQLSPADFSHEKGLDKWIEEILLETNKEYSIADKKDDKRFDLLCIKNDWLIVILELMRPGLPEDYDHISRLNRYVTRIQSYINDNMAAENFKGKAVFGLLIADNPSKDPSLGATKLSLRHNLESLTWKGLFQNVKENYKEYYDLLKNKAPEDPRLKGIINL; from the coding sequence ATGTCAACAAAAGACAGAAAATTAAGGATGAGATTCGCAGGTCGCTTCATTGATCTCCTGGGGAATCAAATGTATGGAGGACCTGTTCCTTCTGTAGCGGAATTAATTGCCAATTCTTGGGATGCTGATGCTAAAAAGGTTGAGGTAACCATACCAAAGGATATTACGGAATCAGGTGCAGAAATAATAGTTAAAGATTATGGAGAGGGTATGACTTTTGATGAATTAAATGATTATTATTTGCATGTTGGATATGAAAGAAGAGCTGTAAGAGGAGAAACCACTGATGCTGGTAGACTTGTAATGGGAAGAAAAGGAATCGGTAAGCTCGCTGGTTTTGGAATTGCAGAAGACATCATTATTACTTCGGTAAAGGATGGTCATTTAATTGAATTTGAATTAAACTATACTGAATTACGTAAGAAAAAAAATTTGAATGGCTTTGAGTTTACTCCAACATTAGATAAGGCTACTACAAAACCTAATGGAGTTACTGTTGTATTTAAAAACTTAAAACTAACAAAAAATATTAATATTGAAAGCTTCAAGAAAAGTATGAGCAGGCGTTTTGCCATAAAAACTGAAGTAATGGAAATATTAATTAATGATAAAAACTTAAAAAAAGAAAATTTAGATCTTGAATATAGAATTCCGCCAGGGAAAGGTGAATGGACTGAAGAGAATATCCCCGGGTTTGGAACAGTACAGTATTGGTATGGTATATTAAATGAAACCATTCAAGACCCCGAATTAAGAGGTTTTTCTGTGTTTGCCAGAGAACGAGTTGCTCAGTTTACACCGTTTTTCTTTAATTTGACCGGGGGAATTAATGGACAAGTTGCATTAGAATATTTAACAGGTCAACTTAAGGCTGATGAATTGGACAGTACTGATGATTACATTGCAACGGACAGACAGTCCATTAACTGGCAGTTTGGTAAGGCACCTATACTTGAAGCCTGGGGTCAGGATAAGATAAAAAAAATTTGCTCAGATTGGAAAAAAAGACATACTCAAAAGAATATCGATCGATTTGGTCATAAATTAGGTGAATTCAATGAGAGAATTGAAAAACTTTCTTCCACACAAGAGAAAAAGGACTTAGTAGCCGCACTAGAAAAAGTAGCCTCTATAGAAAGAATAACTGAAGAAGATTTTAAAATAATTGCAAATTCTATGATTGCAGGTATCGAAAGAGAAAGCGTCAAAAAAGTAATTCAGAGGATTAATGCAACCAGCGATGATGCGTTACCGGAATTATATGAAGCGATGAAAGAATGGGATATTATTAGTGCGGTATCAACCGCTGAAGTAGTTTACGGCAAGATAAAAATTATTGATCAATTTAAAAAACATATTGATGACAGGTTACCTGAAAAGGCCGGAAAAGGCAAATTAGATATGCAAACATTTATTAAAGAAAATCCATGGTTACTTGGACATACTTACGAACAACTATCCCCAGCTGATTTCAGCCATGAAAAGGGTCTCGATAAATGGATTGAAGAAATTTTACTCGAAACAAATAAAGAGTACAGCATAGCTGATAAAAAAGATGACAAAAGGTTTGATTTACTTTGCATAAAAAATGATTGGCTAATAGTAATTCTTGAACTTATGCGACCGGGTCTTCCCGAAGATTATGACCACATATCTAGATTAAACAGGTATGTGACCAGAATTCAATCTTATATTAATGATAATATGGCAGCAGAAAATTTTAAAGGCAAGGCTGTATTTGGTTTATTAATAGCTGACAACCCATCAAAAGACCCCTCATTAGGGGCTACAAAATTATCTCTTAGGCATAATCTTGAATCTCTTACATGGAAAGGGTTATTCCAAAACGTAAAAGAAAATTATAAGGAGTACTATGATTTACTTAAAAATAAGGCTCCCGAAGATCCTAGACTAAAAGGTATAATAAATTTATAA
- the obgE gene encoding GTPase ObgE, with protein MLIDSAKITIKSGDGGRGCISFRREKYVPKGGPNGGDGGKGGDVIFKADNSLATLVDFRYKRTYRAQNGTHGLGGDKTGKSGQDTVILVPCGSIIKDAATGYILADLIENGDEYLALKGGKGGRGNARFTTSTNQAPRIAEPGIKGEEKEIEIELKLIADVGLVGLPNAGKSTLISKISAAKPKIADYPFTTLQPNLGIVKYKDYQSFVVADIPGLIEGAHTGKGLGIRFLKHIERTKVLVFLLDATLIPYKKNKKEDYEILINELKSYDEKLLEKPRMICFTKIDSLTPEQVTGLSKIRFPKGKSKEKIIVMNISSVTGENLPQLLDEIWMLLHQ; from the coding sequence ATGCTGATAGACAGCGCGAAGATAACGATAAAAAGCGGAGATGGCGGAAGAGGTTGTATAAGCTTCCGCAGGGAAAAGTATGTGCCAAAAGGGGGACCCAACGGTGGTGATGGCGGTAAAGGTGGAGATGTGATCTTTAAAGCTGATAATTCTCTGGCAACACTGGTTGATTTCAGATATAAAAGAACTTACCGCGCACAAAACGGAACTCACGGTTTGGGCGGAGATAAAACCGGCAAAAGCGGGCAGGATACTGTAATACTTGTACCATGCGGAAGCATTATTAAAGATGCCGCAACGGGATATATTCTTGCCGATCTAATTGAAAACGGTGATGAATACCTGGCATTAAAAGGCGGCAAAGGCGGAAGAGGAAATGCCAGATTCACAACTTCAACTAACCAGGCTCCAAGAATTGCTGAGCCGGGTATTAAAGGTGAAGAAAAAGAAATAGAAATAGAGCTGAAGCTTATTGCAGACGTGGGGTTAGTAGGATTACCAAATGCCGGAAAATCTACACTGATTTCCAAGATATCCGCAGCTAAGCCAAAGATCGCCGATTACCCATTTACTACACTTCAGCCAAACCTGGGAATAGTGAAATATAAAGATTACCAGAGCTTTGTAGTGGCTGATATTCCGGGATTGATCGAAGGCGCTCATACCGGCAAAGGGCTTGGTATCCGATTTTTAAAGCATATTGAAAGAACAAAAGTGCTTGTGTTCCTTCTTGATGCAACACTTATACCTTATAAAAAAAATAAAAAAGAAGATTACGAAATTCTCATTAATGAGCTGAAAAGCTATGACGAAAAGCTGCTTGAAAAACCCCGAATGATCTGCTTTACCAAGATTGACAGCCTGACACCTGAACAGGTTACAGGTCTCTCGAAGATCCGCTTTCCCAAAGGCAAGAGCAAAGAAAAAATAATTGTAATGAACATATCTTCTGTTACAGGTGAAAACCTGCCGCAGCTGCTTGATGAAATATGGATGCTGCTGCATCAATAA
- a CDS encoding EamA family transporter: MLSWLNRIPAHRKGLIYISFTAFLWSTSGFFIKYLTINAFQISFFRSLIAALTVFFITMARKKKLKFEFDKVSNFAAIFYAGILILFVLATKMTTAANAIFLQFTAPMYLVVLEPLFLKTKFDSKNVVTIIICIFGMVLFFFGKLELGNIYGNLLAIASGMCFAMFSLLLKYKKVKHKNDNTLNNVIMGNVIVAVVAFFVIFPDFTLDLTQSLILLYMGAIQIGVSYIIFNEGIKYVSATESMIIATLEAIFNPIWVFIGIGEAPSVYSIFGGLIIFAAIIWRNFSKKEKSLIIE; this comes from the coding sequence ATGTTATCCTGGCTAAACCGTATTCCCGCGCACCGTAAAGGACTTATCTACATTTCCTTCACTGCATTCCTTTGGAGCACCAGCGGATTTTTCATCAAATACCTTACCATTAACGCATTCCAGATATCTTTTTTCCGCTCATTAATTGCGGCGCTTACAGTGTTTTTCATTACCATGGCGCGCAAAAAAAAGCTGAAGTTTGAATTCGATAAGGTCTCAAATTTCGCCGCAATTTTTTACGCCGGCATACTGATACTTTTTGTACTCGCAACAAAAATGACAACGGCAGCGAACGCTATCTTCCTCCAGTTCACGGCGCCGATGTATTTAGTGGTGCTTGAGCCGCTTTTCCTTAAAACTAAATTCGATTCTAAAAACGTAGTAACAATTATCATCTGTATCTTCGGGATGGTACTGTTTTTTTTCGGAAAGCTTGAGCTTGGCAATATTTACGGCAACCTGCTTGCAATTGCATCGGGAATGTGTTTTGCGATGTTCAGCTTGCTGCTTAAATACAAAAAAGTTAAGCATAAAAACGATAACACACTGAACAACGTTATCATGGGCAATGTGATTGTTGCCGTAGTAGCTTTTTTTGTGATATTCCCTGATTTTACATTAGACCTCACACAATCGCTGATACTGCTCTACATGGGAGCAATACAAATAGGCGTTAGCTACATTATATTTAACGAAGGTATAAAGTATGTATCAGCAACTGAATCGATGATTATAGCTACTCTCGAAGCGATATTTAATCCCATTTGGGTATTTATCGGCATCGGTGAAGCGCCCTCGGTGTATTCAATTTTCGGCGGACTCATAATCTTCGCCGCCATTATATGGCGCAACTTCAGCAAGAAGGAAAAAAGCTTGATAATTGAGTGA
- a CDS encoding trypsin-like peptidase domain-containing protein, translating to MIKQIWLLAAFLVTFTGFNSTAVYTQDKNFEANRKQTTTGDTAIFNAEQIIENNKSALISIWYHTDNYYSYFSFTTIDTTLLNGSGFIFSEDGLIGTNYHVVDGIDSLIVKTADGTFYDAELLIIDEKNDMAIIRIKNANGTKFPTIKFGNSDAMKVGQEIFAIGSPLGYEYTISQGIIAGIRENEKVSFTDPVTYSPIEKNFEKVLQITAAISPGNSGGALFNRKGEVVGITTYTYSGYGNLNFAIAINSFVYFMNSVDLANIDNNPEAKKKREESLYYSNLRLAGNYKSEATYNWMYVKQKDTMKVLDTFIVKQDSIARMNFNKAESFYYKCIDIAPDSFNVYRDMMDLYVYCENFPKAENLYDTIKARFQSDSLLNLLSSSLANAYTTSKEYKKALEFYEKMSKKDTTDNYLRYQIGTIYESMGKYNRAIKEYKKLIKRDPNYTQAYVQLGSIYFNKLQDYREAKKYVEKAYDIEMINYGSTYYLDIPYLLGMIACKERKKTDAMLYYMDLKSIYTYTPEENKKKADLLKAIRDL from the coding sequence TTGATAAAACAAATTTGGCTCCTGGCTGCATTTCTGGTAACCTTTACAGGCTTTAATTCAACTGCTGTTTACACGCAGGATAAGAACTTCGAAGCGAACAGAAAACAAACAACAACCGGCGATACCGCGATCTTTAACGCTGAGCAGATAATCGAGAACAATAAATCAGCTCTTATTTCAATATGGTATCACACTGATAATTATTATTCATATTTTTCCTTCACAACCATTGATACCACACTGCTCAACGGTTCAGGGTTTATCTTCAGTGAAGACGGCTTAATAGGCACCAATTATCATGTTGTTGATGGTATAGACAGCCTCATTGTAAAAACCGCAGACGGAACGTTTTATGATGCAGAGCTTCTTATCATTGATGAAAAAAATGATATGGCAATTATCCGCATTAAAAATGCCAACGGAACGAAGTTCCCCACAATAAAATTCGGCAACAGCGATGCAATGAAAGTCGGACAGGAAATATTCGCAATTGGCTCACCGCTTGGCTATGAATACACCATATCACAGGGTATAATTGCAGGTATAAGGGAAAATGAAAAAGTATCATTCACAGATCCCGTGACATACTCACCCATTGAAAAGAACTTTGAAAAAGTTCTTCAGATAACCGCGGCTATTTCACCGGGAAATTCAGGCGGCGCGCTTTTCAACCGTAAGGGTGAAGTAGTAGGCATTACAACTTATACTTATTCAGGCTACGGAAACCTGAACTTCGCAATAGCAATAAACAGCTTTGTGTATTTTATGAACTCAGTTGATCTTGCTAACATTGATAACAACCCCGAAGCTAAAAAGAAGCGCGAAGAGAGCCTGTATTACTCAAACTTAAGGCTGGCCGGCAATTATAAATCAGAAGCAACATATAACTGGATGTATGTTAAGCAGAAAGATACAATGAAGGTGCTTGATACCTTCATTGTAAAACAGGATTCCATAGCCAGAATGAATTTTAATAAGGCTGAGTCATTTTACTACAAATGTATCGATATAGCCCCTGATTCATTCAATGTTTACCGTGATATGATGGATCTTTATGTTTACTGCGAAAACTTCCCGAAAGCAGAAAATCTGTATGATACCATAAAGGCACGGTTCCAGAGCGATAGCCTTCTTAACCTGCTCTCATCAAGTCTTGCGAACGCTTATACAACATCGAAGGAATATAAGAAAGCCCTTGAGTTTTACGAAAAGATGTCCAAAAAAGATACCACGGATAATTATTTAAGATATCAGATTGGGACTATATATGAAAGCATGGGCAAGTACAACAGGGCTATCAAAGAATATAAAAAGCTTATCAAACGTGACCCGAATTATACACAGGCGTACGTTCAGCTTGGCTCCATTTATTTTAACAAACTGCAGGATTACCGCGAAGCCAAAAAGTATGTAGAAAAAGCTTATGATATCGAAATGATAAATTACGGATCCACGTATTACCTGGATATTCCGTACCTGCTTGGAATGATAGCCTGCAAAGAGAGAAAGAAAACAGACGCCATGCTTTATTACATGGACCTGAAAAGTATTTACACATATACTCCAGAAGAAAATAAAAAGAAAGCTGACCTTTTAAAGGCAATAAGAGATTTGTAG
- a CDS encoding succinate dehydrogenase flavoprotein subunit produces the protein MIHKFDVVIVGAGGAGLRAAVEIPKEYSCAVISKVFPTRSHTGTAQGGVCAALSNEEQDSWLNHAFDTVKGSDYLGDQDAIEIMCQDAPRAIIELEHMGMPFSRTKEGKIAQRRFGGHTKPEDPNDPNSKRVPVMRSCYSADRTGHVMLQTLYENCIKNNVKFYSEYFLTDLIIEDGICKGLTAIDMATSEIHTFQAKAIMFATGGYGRAFRITSNAHVGTGDGCALVYKAGLPLEDMEFYQFHPTGLWRLGILVSEAARGEGGILRNNAGERFMEVYAPTVKDLAPRDMVSRAIISEIRAGRGILGSDGTHYINLDLTHLGKKVIDEKIPEITGFARTYLGVEPTRESVPIQPTAHYAMGGIPTNYDTEVFADNKGTIVKGFYAAGECACVSVHGANRLGTNSLLDIVVFGRRGGKKIAEYLETAEYHAFKTDPKEKTKEMMSGLLSRTGNEKIPEIRRELQQSMMDKCGIFRNEKELLENKELIKQYKQRYQNISVQDKSKVFNTDLIEAIELGNLLDIAESVNESALIRQESRGAHTREDFPKRDDANWMKHTFITKNDSGDPKIYYKGVVKTQFEPMERKY, from the coding sequence ATGATACACAAATTTGATGTTGTAATTGTAGGAGCAGGCGGAGCAGGCCTCCGCGCTGCAGTAGAAATACCCAAAGAATATTCATGCGCAGTTATATCCAAGGTTTTCCCTACCCGCTCTCATACCGGAACGGCACAGGGCGGCGTTTGCGCAGCGCTTTCCAATGAAGAGCAGGATTCATGGCTTAACCATGCCTTCGATACAGTAAAAGGCTCTGACTATCTCGGCGACCAGGATGCCATAGAGATCATGTGCCAGGACGCCCCGAGAGCTATCATTGAGCTTGAACACATGGGTATGCCTTTTTCCAGAACAAAGGAAGGCAAAATTGCACAGCGCAGGTTCGGCGGTCATACAAAACCGGAAGATCCAAACGATCCGAACTCAAAACGTGTGCCAGTAATGCGCTCATGTTACTCTGCAGATAGAACCGGTCATGTAATGCTGCAGACACTGTATGAGAACTGCATAAAGAACAATGTTAAATTCTATTCAGAGTATTTCTTAACTGATCTTATCATTGAAGACGGCATCTGCAAAGGATTGACAGCCATTGATATGGCTACATCTGAAATTCACACATTCCAGGCAAAGGCAATAATGTTCGCAACCGGCGGTTACGGCAGGGCATTCAGGATAACATCAAATGCGCATGTAGGAACCGGTGACGGCTGCGCCTTAGTATACAAAGCCGGCCTTCCTCTTGAAGATATGGAATTTTACCAGTTCCATCCTACCGGTCTATGGAGGCTTGGAATACTTGTATCAGAAGCAGCGCGCGGCGAAGGCGGTATATTAAGGAATAACGCCGGCGAAAGATTTATGGAAGTTTACGCCCCTACAGTAAAAGATCTTGCCCCAAGAGATATGGTTTCAAGGGCGATAATTTCAGAGATCCGCGCAGGCAGAGGAATATTAGGCAGCGACGGCACACATTATATCAATCTTGATCTTACTCATCTTGGCAAAAAGGTGATAGATGAAAAGATTCCCGAGATCACAGGATTTGCCAGAACATATTTAGGCGTTGAGCCTACCAGGGAATCAGTTCCAATTCAGCCGACTGCGCATTACGCAATGGGCGGCATTCCCACAAACTATGATACAGAAGTATTTGCCGATAACAAAGGAACTATTGTAAAAGGATTTTACGCTGCAGGCGAGTGCGCCTGCGTTTCAGTTCACGGCGCAAACCGCCTTGGCACAAACTCACTGCTTGATATAGTTGTATTCGGCAGAAGAGGCGGAAAGAAGATCGCTGAATATCTTGAAACAGCGGAGTATCATGCATTCAAAACAGACCCCAAAGAAAAGACCAAAGAGATGATGAGCGGGCTTCTTTCAAGAACCGGGAATGAAAAAATTCCTGAGATAAGGCGCGAGCTCCAGCAAAGCATGATGGATAAATGCGGAATTTTCAGGAATGAAAAAGAGCTTCTTGAAAATAAGGAGCTGATAAAACAGTATAAACAAAGATATCAGAACATTTCAGTTCAGGATAAGAGCAAAGTGTTCAATACTGATCTTATCGAAGCCATTGAGCTTGGCAACCTGCTGGATATTGCAGAAAGCGTAAATGAAAGCGCGCTTATCAGGCAGGAATCGCGCGGCGCGCATACTAGGGAAGACTTCCCCAAACGCGATGATGCTAACTGGATGAAACATACTTTCATTACTAAAAATGATTCCGGTGACCCGAAAATATATTATAAGGGTGTTGTAAAAACACAGTTTGAGCCGATGGAAAGAAAGTATTAA
- the surE gene encoding 5'/3'-nucleotidase SurE, with translation MNRKPNILVSNDDGIEAPGLQRLVEELKKFANVYVSAPYTQQSAVGHSITIFYPLRTYEHKKNGELYGIAVEGTPADAVKIGVLYFFKDVKFDLVISGINHGANTAINIIYSGTVSAATEGTILGIPSIAVSLTTFDIVDFIEPAKIASGIIKQMWEDDKINLHEGTLLNMNIPNLPASEIKGVKITKQGRSYWQDGFEVRKDPHGKEYYWLTGKMVYRDDSTEFDVAAVQNNYVSITPLHYDLTDYRTFEEIKNWKINL, from the coding sequence ATGAACAGAAAACCCAATATACTTGTCTCAAATGATGACGGCATTGAAGCCCCGGGTCTTCAAAGATTAGTTGAAGAGCTTAAAAAATTCGCGAATGTTTATGTATCAGCTCCATATACCCAGCAAAGCGCCGTAGGCCATTCGATCACCATTTTTTACCCGCTAAGAACTTATGAACATAAAAAGAACGGTGAACTCTACGGTATTGCTGTTGAAGGCACTCCTGCTGATGCGGTAAAGATCGGAGTATTGTACTTTTTCAAGGATGTTAAGTTTGATCTTGTTATTTCCGGGATAAATCATGGAGCCAATACTGCGATCAATATTATATATTCAGGTACAGTTTCAGCGGCTACCGAAGGTACTATACTTGGTATTCCCTCCATTGCGGTATCTTTGACAACTTTTGATATTGTAGATTTTATTGAACCGGCAAAAATTGCATCCGGAATTATCAAACAGATGTGGGAAGATGACAAGATAAATCTGCATGAAGGGACCCTGCTGAACATGAATATTCCAAATCTGCCTGCAAGTGAAATTAAAGGTGTTAAGATAACCAAGCAGGGCAGATCTTACTGGCAGGATGGCTTTGAAGTAAGAAAAGACCCGCACGGTAAAGAATACTACTGGTTAACAGGTAAAATGGTTTACCGTGATGATTCTACAGAATTTGATGTTGCCGCGGTTCAGAATAATTATGTATCTATAACTCCCCTGCATTATGACCTTACTGACTACAGGACATTTGAAGAAATTAAAAACTGGAAAATAAATTTATAG
- a CDS encoding succinate dehydrogenase iron-sulfur subunit, producing MQVTFKILRFNPETDKEPHFEEYRFEGHENMTVLDCLHKIKWEHDGSLAFRRSCAHGICGSDGMRINGRNHLACSTLLKDINTKKPVVIEPLPALPIIKDLILDMTDFYEKYKAVKPYLINTTPVTEDSERLQSNEDAEKLFESAKCILCACCTTSCPSTWTNNNYIGPAALLKAYRFVFDTRDEAADERLDIIDTPDGIWRCHTIFNCIESCPKEINITWHISQLKKELSTREL from the coding sequence ATGCAAGTAACATTTAAAATACTAAGGTTTAACCCGGAAACAGATAAAGAACCTCATTTTGAGGAATATCGTTTTGAAGGCCATGAGAACATGACCGTTCTTGACTGTCTGCATAAGATAAAATGGGAACATGACGGCAGCCTGGCTTTCAGGCGTTCATGCGCTCACGGCATCTGCGGCAGTGACGGAATGAGGATAAACGGAAGGAATCACCTTGCCTGCTCTACATTACTGAAGGATATCAACACCAAAAAGCCTGTTGTAATAGAACCGCTTCCGGCGCTTCCTATTATCAAAGACCTTATACTTGATATGACTGATTTTTATGAAAAGTACAAAGCAGTTAAACCGTATCTTATAAATACTACGCCCGTTACTGAAGACAGTGAAAGGCTGCAGAGCAATGAAGACGCTGAAAAGCTGTTCGAATCGGCTAAATGTATACTATGCGCTTGCTGCACAACAAGCTGCCCGAGTACATGGACAAATAACAATTACATTGGACCTGCTGCTTTGCTTAAGGCTTACAGGTTTGTTTTTGATACAAGAGATGAGGCAGCAGATGAAAGACTTGATATAATTGATACACCTGATGGCATCTGGAGATGCCACACTATATTCAACTGTATCGAATCTTGCCCGAAGGAAATAAATATTACATGGCATATTTCACAGCTCAAAAAAGAGCTTTCAACCAGGGAATTATAA